From Desulfuromonas sp. KJ2020, one genomic window encodes:
- a CDS encoding response regulator, translated as MGKKILIVDDSNTMRKIVTRSLRQAGIDVGEIVEAGDGAEALALLEGQKVDLILSDINMPNMDGIEFLRQKATRADIKDIPVVMITTEAGADILGEAKSLGAKGSIKKPFTPEQIEETLGGLL; from the coding sequence ATGGGTAAAAAGATACTGATCGTCGACGACTCCAACACCATGCGTAAGATCGTGACCCGTTCGCTGCGGCAGGCGGGCATCGATGTAGGAGAAATTGTCGAAGCCGGGGATGGGGCCGAAGCGCTGGCCCTGCTTGAAGGCCAGAAGGTCGACCTGATTCTCAGCGACATCAATATGCCGAATATGGACGGTATCGAATTTTTGCGTCAGAAGGCCACCCGCGCCGACATCAAAGACATTCCCGTGGTCATGATCACCACGGAAGCCGGCGCGGATATTCTGGGTGAGGCCAAGTCCCTTGGTGCCAAGGGGAGCATTAAAAAGCCTTTCACCCCGGAGCAGATCGAAGAGACCCTCGGGGGCCTTCTTTAA